CCGCGCAGTTCCGACGCACGCCGCACCCGCTCGCGCGCCTGCGCGTCGGCCTGAAGTGCGGCGGCTCCGACGGTTTTTCCGGACTCACGGCGAATCCCGTCGTCGGCGCATTTTCCGATCGGCTCGTCGCCGCCGGCGGCACCACCGTGCTCACCGAAGTGCCCGAGATGTTCGGCGCCGAGGCGCTGTTCCTCAATCGCTGCGCCAGCCGCGCGGTGTTCGACGACTGCGTCGGCATGATCAACGGCTTCAAGGAATACTTCCTCCGCTACAACCAGGTCGTCTACGAGAACCCGTCGCCGGGCAACAAGGACGGCGGCATCACGACGCTCGAGGAAAAATCGCTCGGCTGCCTCCAAAAAGGCGGCACGTCCGAAGTCGTCGCCGTGCTGCCGTATGCCGGCCGCCTCGCGAAGCCGGGCCTGAATTTTCTCACCGGTCCGGGCAACGACATCGTCTCGCTCACGGCGCTCGCCGCCTCGGGCGCGCACCTTGCGCTCTTCACCACCGGACGCGGCACGCCGCTCGGCGGCCCGGTGCCGACGCTGAAGATCGCCTCGAACTCCGACCTCGCGACGCGCAAGGCCGGCTGGATCGACTTCGACGCCGGCCGCATCATCGACGGCCTCGCGATGGAAGCTGCCGCGGACGAGCTGCTCGCGCTCGTCGTCGCCGCCGCGAGCGGCAAGCTCGCGCGGAACGAAGTGAACGGCTTCCGCGAGATCGCGATCTTCAAGGACGGTGTGACCCTTTAGCCGCGTTCGCCGGCCGCTGGCGTGGAGGCGGCAGTGAAACGGCTACCCGCCGGCCGGAGCAATCCGGCCGGCGGGCCTCGTTTCCGGAGGTCGCTCGACGCCGGGCCGGGCAACGGATGCTCTGTGCTTTCTTCGGGGCGGGGGAGCCGGTCCGCTTCGCACGCCTCCCGCACAACGCGGCCGCTCGTCGCAATATTGCCGCTCCGGCGCCGCGGGGCGGGAATTGCCTTTAGATGCGCGATGCGGCGACTTCCGCTAAAGAAATTTCTGCGCTGCAAAATTTCCCCTTCACGCGAGCCGTGCTTCCCGGTTTCGCCTCGCTTGCCGCGAGCGGCGGAGTCACGTGTGGACAAGATCCCCGTCAGCCGTGCCCCCGCAGTGTCCCGAAGAAGCGCAGTGGTTTGCGACCGAGCTCCAGCCCCACGAGCCGATGCTGCGGGCGTGGCTGCGTTCGCAGTTTCACATCGCCTCCGAGGTGGACGACGTGATTCAGGAGGCGTTCGTGCGCGTGCTACGGGCGCGGGCGAACGGCGAGGTGCGTTCGCCGAAGGCGCTGTTGTTCGTGACGGCGCGCAACATCGTGCTCATGCAAATGCGGCACCGGCAGGTCGCGCGCATCGGCGGTTTGGCGGAAAACGCCTTCGACGGCATCCTGGATGAAGGAGCGGACGTTGCCGCCGAGGTGGCGCGCTCCCAGGAACTCGAACTCTTGACCGCGGCCATCCAGTCGCTGCCCGCCCGCTGCCGTCAGATCCTGACGCTGCGGAAGATCTACGGTCTCTCGCAGCGCGAGGTCGCGGCCGAGATGGGTATTTCGGAACACACCGTCGAGGCGCAAGGCACCATCGCGCTGCGCAAGCTCGGCGAATTTTTCACGCGGCACGGCCTGCCGCCTTCCCACCGATGACCGACCCGGGTGCATTTTCCACTTCGTCGATCGACGACCAGGCAGCCCATTGGGTCCTGTGCGAGGATCGCGGACTCACGCCGGCGGAGCAGGACGGCTTTCTGCAATGGCTCGCGGCCGATCCGCGGCACGGCGCGGCGCTGCGGCGACACCGGCAGAACTGGTCGCGGCTCGACCTTCTCGGCCAATGGCGGCCGGAGCACGGCGCGCGGCCGAACCCCGACCTGCTCGCGCCGGCGGGGCCGGTTGTTCGCTCGCACGAGTTTCGCCGTCGGGTGCTGCCTTGGCTCGGGCTCGCCGCGGCAGTGGTCCTGGCCGCGTTCGTGGCGTGGCCGCGACTGTCCACGCCGTCACGCGGCGCGGAGGAGGCGGCCGCGCCGATCGCGATGATCGAATCGCAGACGCTGCCCGATGGATCGGTGGTCGAGCTGAATCGCGGCGCGGTGGTCTCGGTGCGATTCACGGCGGCGGAGCGGCGCGTGCAGCTCGAGCGCGGCGAGGCGCATTTCACGGTGGCGAAGAATCCCGCGCGGCCCTTCGTCGTCTCCGCGCGCGGCATCGAGGTTTGCGCGGTCGGCACGGCGTTCAATGTCCGGCTCGGCCGTCAGTCGGTCGAGGTGCTCGTCACCGATGGCAAGGTGCGCGTCGATCAGGCGTCGCCCGCGCGCGAGGGCGGCCGCACGACGGTGGTGCCGGCCCTCGCGCAGGGACACCGCACGATCGTTCCGCTCGCCAGCGCGCGTTCGGTCGAGGTGAAGGCGGTGACGACGGACGAGGCGGAGCAGTTGCTCGCGTGGCAGCCACGCATCCTCGACTTCACCGCCACGCCGCTGCGGAGCGTCGTGGCCGAGTTCAACCGCCACAATCCCTCGGTGCACCTCGTCGTCGCCGATGCCGAGCTGGCCGAGGTCGAGGTGAGCGCCTCCCTGCGCTCGGACAACGTCGAGGGCTTCATCCGCCTGCTCGAAACCGGATTCGACGCGCGCTCCGAGCGTTTCGGCGAGACGATCCGGCTGCGCCGGCGTTGAGCGCGGCGCGGAGGGCGCCGAGTATTTTTGCGATGCTTTAGCGGAAATCTTCCGCGCCGGCATCTCTGGTTCAGTCCCCATGAACACCCCTGTTCTTCTTCGCGCGGTCGCCCCGCTGTGGCGGCAGCTCCTCTGTTGTTTCGCCCTCGTGTCGAGCGCGACCTGCTTCGCCCAAGCGGCGGCACCGACGGCATTCGATCTGCCCGCCGGCGAGGCGGGGCAAACGCTCAAGCAGTTCGCGCATCAGGCGAAACGCGAGATCCTCTTCTCGGTGCAATTGGTCGACGGAGTGAAGACCAACGCCGTGCACGGCGAACTCGCGGCCCGAGAGGCGCTCGACCGCATGCTCGCCGGCACCGAGCTGGCGGCGCTGGAGGACGCGAAGACCGGCGCGTTCACCATCCGGCGCGATCCGAAGTCCGAGCCACCGAAGGAAAAGCCGGCTTTCACGCCCGCGCCGCGGACCGAGACCGGCGCCGCCGCGCTGCGCGACGATGGCGGCGTGGTGACCCTGTCGCCGTTCCTCGTGGTGACGGAGAAGGACGATGGTTTTGTCGCGGCCAATTCCCTCGCCGGCGGGCGCATGTCGCTGCCTCTGCGCGACACGCCGCTGGCCTACTCGGTGATCACGCGCGATTTTCTCGATGCGCTCAGCCTCGATAGTCAGGAGGCCGCCCTCTCCTGGTCCGTGGGTTCCTATATGCCCATCACGCCGCTGAGCGCCTACCGCTACAATGATGGCGAAGCCGGTTCGAGTGTGGTTTCCCGCGGCCTCTGGATCACTCAAGCGCAGCGCAATTTTTTTCTCCTCGGGCAAAACTCCGACACCTACAGCCAGGAGCGCTTCGACTTCGCGCGTGGTCCGAACGCGCTCCTCATCGGCACCGGCAGCCTGGGTGGCGTCGTCAGTGGCATGACCAAGCGCGCCCGCGTCGATACCGATTTCAACAAGATGTCGCTCCAGACGGGATCGTGGGGTCGGGCGCGTCTCACCCTCGACGTCAATCGGCGTGCGGGTGAGCGCTTCGCGATTCGCGTTAACGCGCTCCTTCAGGATTCACCGACCTGGCGCGATCTCGAGTTCGACAACCGGCAGGGCATCCACCTCGCGGCCACTTACCGCTTGCTGAAAAACACCACCCTCCGCGCCGAATACGAGCACTACAAACAGAGCACGCTCCTGGGGCGCGAGACGATGTCCGAGTCCATTTCCGGCTGGGACGGCGTCACCACGGTGGCCGCGCCGGTCGCCAGCATCACCAACTCCGACGCCAAGGGCCTCGCCCGCCTCGGCTCCAGCACCTCGCCCTATTTGCTCTATGTTCCCGGCATGGATTCGGGCACGGTCATGAACTGGGCAAACACGTGGCGCACCCAAGGCGGCGCGGCCAATGCGGCCGTGCCGGTCGGAGGCAAGCTCGCGCTCTCCACGGCCAACCTTAGCATCAACGGCGGCTCGATGATCGACAGCATCTACTCCCCGGATCTCCTCTTCGGTCTGGCGGAGGCCGGTTCCTCTTTTCGCCGCCCGTCGACCAAGACCGTCATCCAGCCCGACATGCCGACGCTCGAATACGGTTTCCACGACGCGGCGGTCTTCCTCGAGCACCACCAGGGCCAGCACCTTTTCCTCGAGGCTGCCTTCAATTACGCCGACACCGACAAGCACGTCGAGACCGCCGCCTCCCGCATGGGCAACGCCACGATCGACGTCAACCAGACCCTCCCCAACGGCCAGCCCAACCCCAACTTCAAGAAAGTCTACAGCGAAGCCCTCGCCTCGTCCTTTTACTACAAGACTAAGGTCGGAGAAGGTCGCGCCGCCCTCGCCCTCGTCTTCGACGACACCAAGTGGGGCGACTTCCGCGCCAACGTCATCACCGGTCGCCGCAAGGTTAACTACGACCTCTACGCCTACACCTCCGTCATGGATCGCAACCCCGACATCCGCCGCCGCTCCGTCGACGACATCTTCACTTATCGCTTCTACTGGGACAATCTCCGCCAGCCCGGGCTCTATCCCGATAGCGTCCAATACGTCGACCCCATCGCCGGCACCACGCAGACTTATCACGTCTCCAAGATCGTCGACCTGCGCAGCATCGGCACCCTGCGCGCCGCCGACTCGAACTTCGACTACGTCCAGTCCGCCTTCACCGCCAAGCTCTTCAAGGGCCGCCTCAACCTCATCGGCGGCATCCGTCGCGACCGGGTGAAGCAGCTGAGCTACAGCGGCAACAGCACGAACAATTCCATGGCCGACTACCCCGTCGATTGGGACGGCCAGACCATCTATTACCGCCCCGTCGGCCCCGCCGACTACTACACCCTGCAATATCAGGCCAAGGATTCCGCCGGCAACATCACCGGTAACGGCGCCTACCTCCCCGCCAACTCGCGCCCGCGTGACGCCAACTTCAAGCCGTTGCCCCAATACGCCAACGACCGCTTCCGCGACGACTACTCTCAACCGGCGGTCGATGTCTCCGCCACCACCGTGACCTACGGCGGCGTTTTTCACGCCCTGTCCTGGATCAGCGCCTACGCGAACTACGCGGAATCCTTCAAGGCTCCCGGTGCCGGCGTCACGTTGACCGGCCAGCCGATGCCCGTCACCACCAGCGAGGGATGGGATGCCGGCCTGCGTTTCAATCTGCTCGGAGGCCGCATCAGCGCCTCCGTCGGGCGCTACGTCGGCAAGCAATTCGACAGCCAGAGCCAAATCAGCAATGCCGGCAAATACGCCAATATCGTCAACGCCAACAAAGTCGGCGACCAAAACCCCAACGGCATGAACACGCGCGGACTCGCCGCCATCCCCGCCATCGCCTTTGATTTCAAGGATGACAAGACCGAGGGCTACGAGATCGACATCACCGCCAACCTGACCCGCAACTGGCGCCTCACCGCCAACGCCGGCATCCCCAAGGTCTACAACCTCAACGGCCACAAGGACGAGTTCGCCTACCTCGCCGCCAACGAAGCCACGCTGAAGCAGATCGTCCTCGATGCCGGTGTGCTCATCGACGCCAGCAACGTCGCTACCGTCGACACTTCCATCCCCGTCGCCAACCGTTCGCCCGACGCCGCGGCCGCCGCCACCGCGTGGAACGACATCCAGACCTTCAAGGCCACCAACAGCGCCACGGTCGTGACCGGCAGCGATCTCCCGAGATTCACGGCGAACGTCTACACCGACTACCGCATCCCCCGTGGCTTTCTGAAAAACCTCCGCGTCGGCGGCGGCATCCAATACATCGGCCGCACCGCCATCGGCAACCGCGGCGCCGACACCATCGTCAATCCCGCGAACCCGCTCACCGCGATCGACGATCCGAGCGTCGACTCCAGCACCCGCATCTACCGCGCCGCCTACTATACCGTCACGCTCACGGCCAACTACCAGATGAAGCTGCGGCACGACATGCTGCTCGACCTCAACCTGCGCGTCGGAAACGCCCTCGGCAACAATGACCTCGTCTACGTTGGCGCGGCTCTGCGCCCTCCCGGCGGCGACATCTCCCGCCCCGACCGAGTCAGCATCCCCACCACCTTCGTCTACCAGCAACCGCGCTCCTATGCGCTGACCGCCACGCTCACATTCTGAACTCGCCGCGCTCTCCCGCGCCTCGCGCCGCGGGTCCGCGGCCGGCTCA
This window of the Candidatus Didemnitutus sp. genome carries:
- a CDS encoding FecR domain-containing protein; translated protein: MTDPGAFSTSSIDDQAAHWVLCEDRGLTPAEQDGFLQWLAADPRHGAALRRHRQNWSRLDLLGQWRPEHGARPNPDLLAPAGPVVRSHEFRRRVLPWLGLAAAVVLAAFVAWPRLSTPSRGAEEAAAPIAMIESQTLPDGSVVELNRGAVVSVRFTAAERRVQLERGEAHFTVAKNPARPFVVSARGIEVCAVGTAFNVRLGRQSVEVLVTDGKVRVDQASPAREGGRTTVVPALAQGHRTIVPLASARSVEVKAVTTDEAEQLLAWQPRILDFTATPLRSVVAEFNRHNPSVHLVVADAELAEVEVSASLRSDNVEGFIRLLETGFDARSERFGETIRLRRR
- a CDS encoding TonB-dependent receptor encodes the protein MNTPVLLRAVAPLWRQLLCCFALVSSATCFAQAAAPTAFDLPAGEAGQTLKQFAHQAKREILFSVQLVDGVKTNAVHGELAAREALDRMLAGTELAALEDAKTGAFTIRRDPKSEPPKEKPAFTPAPRTETGAAALRDDGGVVTLSPFLVVTEKDDGFVAANSLAGGRMSLPLRDTPLAYSVITRDFLDALSLDSQEAALSWSVGSYMPITPLSAYRYNDGEAGSSVVSRGLWITQAQRNFFLLGQNSDTYSQERFDFARGPNALLIGTGSLGGVVSGMTKRARVDTDFNKMSLQTGSWGRARLTLDVNRRAGERFAIRVNALLQDSPTWRDLEFDNRQGIHLAATYRLLKNTTLRAEYEHYKQSTLLGRETMSESISGWDGVTTVAAPVASITNSDAKGLARLGSSTSPYLLYVPGMDSGTVMNWANTWRTQGGAANAAVPVGGKLALSTANLSINGGSMIDSIYSPDLLFGLAEAGSSFRRPSTKTVIQPDMPTLEYGFHDAAVFLEHHQGQHLFLEAAFNYADTDKHVETAASRMGNATIDVNQTLPNGQPNPNFKKVYSEALASSFYYKTKVGEGRAALALVFDDTKWGDFRANVITGRRKVNYDLYAYTSVMDRNPDIRRRSVDDIFTYRFYWDNLRQPGLYPDSVQYVDPIAGTTQTYHVSKIVDLRSIGTLRAADSNFDYVQSAFTAKLFKGRLNLIGGIRRDRVKQLSYSGNSTNNSMADYPVDWDGQTIYYRPVGPADYYTLQYQAKDSAGNITGNGAYLPANSRPRDANFKPLPQYANDRFRDDYSQPAVDVSATTVTYGGVFHALSWISAYANYAESFKAPGAGVTLTGQPMPVTTSEGWDAGLRFNLLGGRISASVGRYVGKQFDSQSQISNAGKYANIVNANKVGDQNPNGMNTRGLAAIPAIAFDFKDDKTEGYEIDITANLTRNWRLTANAGIPKVYNLNGHKDEFAYLAANEATLKQIVLDAGVLIDASNVATVDTSIPVANRSPDAAAAATAWNDIQTFKATNSATVVTGSDLPRFTANVYTDYRIPRGFLKNLRVGGGIQYIGRTAIGNRGADTIVNPANPLTAIDDPSVDSSTRIYRAAYYTVTLTANYQMKLRHDMLLDLNLRVGNALGNNDLVYVGAALRPPGGDISRPDRVSIPTTFVYQQPRSYALTATLTF
- a CDS encoding altronate dehydratase — translated: MNSGVLLIHPADNVAIALRRLAAGTTVEAGGASVTLATDIPCGHKFARVALRAGDPVRKFGQPIGSATVDVPAGGWVHTHNVRTNLDGVLDYTYAPQAPAPLPRVEGRTFLGYARPNGDVGVRNELWIIPTVGCVNEVAQALARNLRAAGLPAGIDGVHAFSHPHGCSQLGTDHASTQQILAGLAMHPNAGAVLVIGLGCENNTMPSFRKLLGVADGASERYRFLSVQESPDEMAEGAKLLGELAAYAAQFRRTPHPLARLRVGLKCGGSDGFSGLTANPVVGAFSDRLVAAGGTTVLTEVPEMFGAEALFLNRCASRAVFDDCVGMINGFKEYFLRYNQVVYENPSPGNKDGGITTLEEKSLGCLQKGGTSEVVAVLPYAGRLAKPGLNFLTGPGNDIVSLTALAASGAHLALFTTGRGTPLGGPVPTLKIASNSDLATRKAGWIDFDAGRIIDGLAMEAAADELLALVVAAASGKLARNEVNGFREIAIFKDGVTL
- a CDS encoding RNA polymerase sigma factor → MPPQCPEEAQWFATELQPHEPMLRAWLRSQFHIASEVDDVIQEAFVRVLRARANGEVRSPKALLFVTARNIVLMQMRHRQVARIGGLAENAFDGILDEGADVAAEVARSQELELLTAAIQSLPARCRQILTLRKIYGLSQREVAAEMGISEHTVEAQGTIALRKLGEFFTRHGLPPSHR